A genomic region of Haliotis asinina isolate JCU_RB_2024 chromosome 1, JCU_Hal_asi_v2, whole genome shotgun sequence contains the following coding sequences:
- the LOC137279443 gene encoding large neutral amino acids transporter small subunit 1-like has protein sequence MAVFKRNSASVDLHSSVKDGQEEIFTIQAYSNLAYQPDEIEPCSSTAGTADSDATRSSKRKSSSGSPPTLKKSLNLLHCIAVMIAVTGSNSIFVSVGVIVRSAGSIGATLIVWLAGGLINMGMALCYAEMGAMFPYAGGYYTYVLNVLGSLPAFLIMYGQITFIVGPSWALLAYTSALYIVNAIFPGCVSEDVELGIKLLACWILVTVVVVNCTFIKFVTKVQTFLTSTKMLALLIIIGGGTAVIAQGKADNFENIFANTSREPGELAVTIIYTSFAYGGWQVMMTMAEEIKNPGRNLPRSIYIGFTIVIMKYILANVAYFTMISPAEMLQSDAVALMFSQRLYVPISIVISVLVATSSTATLNAAVMGHSRLVFAGSRAGHMPLIFGMIHPKYLTPRPATFLLLSCGMIVLFIGDLTTMMAYIGFFSTISGIVVIMLLLYLRVKKPSVDRPYKTMLCVPIVQLIVNLAVLVMASYQRPHQLGLALAILAAGIPLYWFGVLWKNKPREFTNIVETMTVLAQKAFVVVTARNEEHSAGKGAKE, from the exons ATGGCAGTTTTTAAACGGAACTCCGCAAGCGTAGATTTACATTCATCAGTGAAGGATGGCCAGGAAGAGATCTTCACAATTCAAGCTTACAGCAACTTGGCTTACCAGCCGGATGAGATTGAACCGTGCTCATCTACCGCAGGAACAGCAGATTCTGATGCTACACGCTCGTCAAAGCGTAAGTCCTCTTCAGGCTCTCCGCCGACTCTGAAGAAGTCCCTCAATCTGCTTCACTGTATAGCTGTCATGATTGCCGTCACTGGAAGCAACTCCATCTTTGTATCAGTTGGCGTCATCGTAAGGTCTGCTGGATCCATTGGAGCCACCCTCATCGTGTGGCTTGCAGGCGGACTCATCAACATGGGCATGGCCCTGTGTTATGCAGAGATGGGCGCCATGTTTCCTTACGCAGGGGGATATTATACGTATGTCCTGAATGTCCTTGGTTCCTTGCCAGCGTTTCTGATAATGTATGGGCAAATAACATTCATAGTGGGACCAAGCTGGGCCCTTCTCGCCTACACGTCGGCCTTGTATATTGTGAACGCCATCTTCCCTGGCTGCGTCAGTGAGGATGTTGAATTAGGGATTAAGTTGCTTGCTTGCTGGATACTTG TGACAGTGGTCGTCGTCAACTGCACGTTCATAAAGTTCGTTACCAAGGTTCAGACATTTCTGACTTCCACCAAGATGCTTGCTCTTCTTATCATCATCGGTGGAGGGACTGCAGTCATCGCACAAG GTAAAGCAGACAACTTTGAGAATATATTTGCTAACACCTCGAGAGAACCGGGAGAGCTTGCAGTCACCATCATCTATACCTCGTTTGCATATGGAGGATG GCAGGTCATGATGACAATGGCAGAAGAGATAAAGAATCCTGGAAG GAATCTCCCTCGTTCAATATATATTGGTTTCACCATCGTCATCATGAAGTATATTCTAGCAAATGTCGCCTACTTCACCATGATCAGCCCCGCAGAGATGTTGCAGTCGGACGCCGTGGCGCTG ATGTTTTCGCAGCGTCTGTACGTTCCCATCTCCATTGTCATCTCTGTCCTCGTCGCAACCTCGTCAACAGCAACCCTCAATGCTGCCGTCATGGGACATTCCAG ACTTGTGTTTGCGGGCTCAAGGGCGGGTCACATGCCGCTGATTTTCGGCATGATTCATCCAAAGTACCTAACGCCAAGGCCTGCTACGTTTTTGCTG CTTTCCTGCGGGATGATCGTGTTGTTCATAGGGGATTTAACAACCATGATGGCCTACATTGGCTTCTTCAGCACCATCTCAGGCATCGTTGTCATCATGTTGCTGCTGTACCTGCGAGTGAAGAAACCAAGCGTTGACAGACCGTATAAG ACAATGCTCTGTGTGCCTATTGTCCAACTGATTGTCAACCTGGCTGTACTAGTGATGGCCAGCTATCAACGTCCCCATCAGCTGGGCTTGGCACTTGCCATCCTGGCCGCTGGTATCCCACTGTACTGGTTCGGAGTTCTGTGGAAGAACAAACCAAGAGAGTTCACCAACATTGTCG AGACCATGACAGTATTAGCTCAGAAGGCTTTTGTGGTTGTAACGGCGCGAAATGAAGAACACTCAGCGGGTAAAGGCGCCAAAGAATGA